In a genomic window of Candidatus Omnitrophota bacterium:
- a CDS encoding C4-type zinc ribbon domain-containing protein, translating to MINLEEQIKLLVELQGLDTQIFRREKDLFDMPENLKKLDEEFKAKMAGLKALEDNLKSMQVKRRDRENDLATKEGSIKKLQTQLYQLKTNKEFSTMQEEIARIKADNSLIEEDILKIFDQVDIENGKISKEKEFLKGEEVKLNDQKRKVEEETKRIKAEADSLKTQRVALVEKVDKTILARYDRIIKAKDGLAVVPVAGGSCQGCFRILPFQVIHEIRMKKDLVICGSCARILYLEE from the coding sequence ATGATAAATCTCGAAGAACAGATTAAGTTACTGGTCGAACTCCAAGGGCTCGATACGCAAATTTTCAGGCGCGAAAAAGACCTATTTGACATGCCTGAAAATTTAAAGAAGCTCGACGAAGAGTTTAAAGCCAAGATGGCAGGCCTGAAAGCCCTCGAGGATAATTTAAAATCCATGCAGGTAAAGCGCAGGGACAGGGAGAATGATCTGGCGACTAAAGAAGGCTCTATAAAGAAACTGCAGACGCAGCTGTATCAGCTTAAGACAAACAAAGAATTCTCTACGATGCAGGAAGAGATAGCCAGGATCAAAGCGGATAACTCTTTGATAGAAGAAGATATTTTAAAGATATTCGATCAGGTTGATATTGAAAATGGGAAGATCTCAAAGGAAAAAGAATTTTTGAAGGGCGAAGAGGTAAAGCTGAATGACCAGAAACGTAAAGTAGAAGAAGAGACCAAGCGCATAAAAGCAGAAGCAGATTCACTAAAGACGCAAAGGGTTGCGCTTGTGGAAAAGGTGGATAAGACAATTCTTGCCAGATATGACAGGATAATAAAGGCGAAAGACGGCCTTGCGGTAGTGCCGGTGGCAGGCGGATCATGCCAGGGATGTTTCAGGATACTTCCTTTTCAGGTTATACACGAGATAAGGATGAAGAAGGATCTTGTTATTTGTGGAAGCTGCGCTCGGATACTTTACCTTGAAGAATAA
- a CDS encoding ribonuclease HI family protein gives MKNKRLEIYVDGGARGNPGPAGVGVVILDAGGKKIKDVSKYIGEATNNIAEYNALIYGLEEALMLRADEVKINLDSELVVKQINGEYRVKDANLKPLFERALNMLKSFKNFEINHIDRSKNKEADKLVNRAINLASLI, from the coding sequence TTGAAGAATAAGCGCCTTGAAATTTATGTAGATGGCGGTGCCAGAGGCAATCCGGGTCCTGCGGGGGTCGGAGTTGTTATACTGGATGCCGGTGGCAAGAAGATAAAAGATGTTTCGAAATATATAGGCGAGGCCACAAATAATATCGCGGAATACAACGCGCTTATCTATGGCCTGGAAGAAGCTCTGATGCTAAGAGCCGACGAGGTAAAAATAAATCTGGATAGCGAGCTTGTAGTCAAGCAGATCAATGGTGAGTATCGAGTAAAAGATGCGAACCTGAAACCGCTTTTTGAAAGAGCGCTTAATATGTTGAAGAGTTTTAAGAATTTCGAGATTAATCACATAGACCGCTCAAAGAATAAAGAAGCGGATAAGCTGGTAAATAGAGCTATTAACTTAGCGAGTTTAATATAG
- the mraZ gene encoding division/cell wall cluster transcriptional repressor MraZ: MFYGEYEHTIDKKGRIIIPSKFRDFLKEYDIKKMFVTRGLDKCLFLFTEDEWKTQEAKFKSIPFTKSESRKFNRLYFSGAALVECDAQGRILLPKYLKDFAEIKRDIMFIGVSNRMEVWSKEVWQEYYKTSKGSYEEIAESLMSAEG, from the coding sequence GTGTTCTACGGTGAATATGAGCATACAATAGATAAGAAGGGCAGGATCATCATCCCGTCGAAGTTCCGTGATTTTTTAAAGGAATACGACATAAAAAAGATGTTCGTCACAAGAGGCCTTGATAAGTGCCTCTTTTTATTTACCGAAGATGAATGGAAGACGCAGGAGGCAAAATTTAAATCCATTCCGTTTACAAAATCTGAATCGAGAAAATTTAACAGGCTTTATTTTTCCGGCGCGGCTCTGGTCGAATGCGATGCGCAGGGCAGAATCCTTCTTCCGAAATATCTTAAGGATTTTGCCGAGATAAAAAGGGACATAATGTTTATCGGCGTTTCGAACAGAATGGAAGTCTGGTCGAAAGAAGTATGGCAGGAGTATTATAAAACTTCCAAAGGCTCTTACGAAGAGATAGCCGAAAGCCTAATGTCTGCGGAAGGGTAA
- the rsmH gene encoding 16S rRNA (cytosine(1402)-N(4))-methyltransferase RsmH — protein MHQSVMIEEAISSLNLKHGSIVVDGTVGGGGHSLQILKMITPAGRMIGIDADASVLKIAQERLKDFSGSFTLVNDNFRNIDRILSKENAKDLDAILLDIGISSYQIEDTSRGFSIKNNSRLDMRMDPRSGITAYDIVNRYSEKDLSDIIEEYGEERFHNKVARYIVYARQKKPIETTQELALIVRRAVGYRYRNSRIDPATRTFQAIRIEVNDELRSLEEGLKSAIFWLKTGGRIVVISFHSLEDRIVKNLFKGYAELGILKIITKKPLTPSQDEVFNNPRARSAKMRVAERIK, from the coding sequence GTGCATCAGAGTGTAATGATTGAAGAGGCTATAAGTTCTTTGAATTTGAAACACGGTTCAATCGTGGTAGACGGGACGGTCGGCGGCGGCGGGCATTCTCTCCAGATACTTAAGATGATAACCCCGGCCGGCCGCATGATAGGCATAGACGCGGACGCCAGCGTGTTAAAGATAGCGCAGGAAAGATTAAAAGATTTTAGCGGCTCTTTCACATTAGTGAATGACAACTTCAGGAATATCGACAGGATACTCTCGAAAGAGAACGCAAAAGACTTGGACGCCATCCTTTTGGATATCGGCATATCGTCTTACCAAATAGAAGATACGTCAAGAGGGTTTAGTATAAAAAACAATAGCCGTCTCGACATGAGGATGGATCCCAGGTCCGGCATAACGGCCTATGATATCGTAAATAGGTACAGCGAAAAAGACCTGTCGGATATTATAGAAGAATACGGCGAAGAGAGGTTCCATAATAAAGTTGCCCGCTACATAGTTTACGCAAGGCAGAAAAAACCGATAGAGACAACTCAGGAATTGGCGCTGATTGTGCGCAGGGCAGTCGGATACAGATACAGAAATTCCAGGATAGATCCTGCGACGCGGACATTCCAGGCTATAAGGATAGAGGTAAACGACGAACTTAGATCCCTGGAAGAAGGTTTAAAGAGCGCTATATTTTGGCTGAAAACCGGCGGACGGATAGTAGTGATATCGTTCCATTCGCTTGAAGATAGAATAGTAAAGAATTTGTTTAAAGGGTATGCGGAATTAGGGATTTTAAAAATTATAACAAAAAAGCCTTTGACGCCTTCGCAGGATGAAGTATTTAATAATCCGCGCGCAAGAAGCGCAAAGATGAGAGTAGCGGAAAGGATTAAATAG
- a CDS encoding penicillin-binding transpeptidase domain-containing protein — translation MLLIVRLFYLQAVRYPFFHKLANEEHAFSEKLQPKRGTIFDRNMRVLAVNLNRESVFANPRQIKDKNQAAKILASVLSLDKNVVAEKISRDKGFVWIKRKITTKEALDLKKCNLKGIDFVEESKRFYPNLQLACHVLGSVDIDNKGLEGLESLYNSYLKGEGGWLVSMQDAKKNLLKSYQEEFLAPRNGYNLVLTIDDVIQNIAERELFKMYDKYHAKGASIVVMDPKNGDILALASYPNFNLNNVSNRSTESLRNRAINDFFEPGSIFKIITASAALEENVVNFNDKFNCENGAWKIGKRVLHDHRPHGILTFKEVIEKSSNIGTVKVASLFGPKKMYEYMRLFGFYERTGIDLPGEVVGMNRPLAGWTPSSMYAIPMGQEVTSTTMQLARAMAVIADNGFLVKPRIVKKIIDEDGEVVKEFPIQVTRKVISPQVAAKVRGLLMGVIESGTGQKAKMEEFSAGGKTGTAQKVIGGLYSHDSFVASFIGFAPVSKPVLAVAVCVDEPRPVYYGGDVAAPVFKNVVDESLKYLNIKDAYMPVRQAIAKR, via the coding sequence ATGCTTCTTATCGTACGTCTATTTTATCTCCAGGCAGTAAGATATCCTTTTTTTCATAAGTTAGCCAATGAAGAGCACGCATTTTCTGAAAAACTACAGCCGAAAAGAGGAACCATATTCGACAGAAATATGCGCGTTCTCGCGGTTAATCTTAACAGGGAATCAGTATTTGCAAATCCACGCCAGATAAAAGATAAAAACCAGGCCGCAAAAATCCTCGCTTCCGTATTAAGTTTAGATAAAAATGTTGTTGCGGAAAAAATTTCCAGAGACAAAGGGTTCGTGTGGATAAAGAGGAAGATTACCACAAAAGAAGCCCTTGACCTGAAAAAATGCAATCTTAAAGGCATAGACTTTGTCGAAGAGTCAAAGAGATTCTATCCCAACCTGCAGTTAGCATGCCACGTTCTCGGCTCTGTCGATATCGACAACAAGGGCTTGGAAGGCCTCGAATCCCTTTATAATAGTTATCTTAAAGGCGAGGGCGGGTGGCTGGTATCTATGCAGGACGCGAAGAAAAACCTGTTAAAATCCTACCAGGAAGAATTTTTGGCCCCGAGAAATGGTTACAACCTTGTACTTACGATAGACGACGTTATACAGAATATAGCCGAAAGAGAACTATTTAAAATGTACGATAAATATCACGCGAAAGGCGCGTCTATTGTAGTGATGGATCCAAAGAATGGCGATATCCTCGCGCTTGCCAGTTATCCCAATTTTAACCTTAACAATGTGTCTAACAGGTCAACGGAATCTTTAAGAAACAGGGCTATAAATGATTTTTTTGAACCGGGAAGCATATTTAAGATCATTACCGCGAGCGCCGCTCTTGAAGAAAATGTAGTAAATTTCAATGACAAGTTTAATTGCGAAAACGGCGCCTGGAAGATAGGCAAAAGGGTTTTACATGACCACAGGCCGCATGGTATATTAACATTTAAGGAGGTCATTGAAAAATCCAGCAACATAGGTACGGTAAAAGTAGCCAGTCTTTTTGGACCCAAGAAGATGTATGAGTATATGCGTCTTTTCGGATTTTATGAAAGGACAGGCATAGATTTGCCGGGTGAGGTAGTAGGCATGAACAGGCCCCTGGCTGGCTGGACCCCATCAAGCATGTATGCGATACCGATGGGTCAGGAGGTGACCTCCACGACCATGCAGCTTGCGCGCGCGATGGCGGTTATAGCGGATAACGGATTTTTAGTCAAACCCCGTATAGTTAAAAAGATCATAGATGAAGATGGCGAAGTGGTGAAAGAGTTTCCTATCCAGGTGACGAGGAAGGTCATTTCTCCACAGGTTGCGGCCAAGGTAAGAGGGCTCCTGATGGGTGTCATTGAATCCGGCACAGGGCAAAAGGCCAAGATGGAAGAGTTCAGCGCGGGAGGAAAGACCGGCACGGCGCAGAAGGTAATCGGTGGTTTGTACTCGCACGATAGCTTTGTGGCTTCATTTATAGGTTTTGCTCCGGTGTCGAAACCGGTCCTCGCTGTAGCTGTATGTGTTGATGAGCCGCGGCCTGTATATTATGGAGGTGATGTGGCCGCTCCTGTTTTTAAAAATGTCGTAGACGAGTCTTTAAAATACCTTAATATAAAAGATGCATATATGCCTGTGAGGCAGGCCATCGCGAAGCGATAG
- a CDS encoding UDP-N-acetylmuramoyl-L-alanyl-D-glutamate--2,6-diaminopimelate ligase, with amino-acid sequence MPRIKNIFNGIKYKSGADYSAINIKAIKDDSRQVKKRDLFIATRGYSTDGYRFIGQAIKNGASVVVSDRDFRAPGDIKKIIVKDARLAVPAIASNFYGHPSGVLKLVGITGTNGKTTITYLMENILKAAKKRSGVIGTINYRINGSQIPATNTTPGALALQSLLYQMLKNKTKYVLMEVSSHSLDQDRVGKVFFDVGVFTNITKEHLDYHKTLKNYLKAKTKLFEKLKRDGVAVLNNDDRMVASLRSGINKKVLTYGINKNSDVTASNISLSMDSSSFTVKTPKGSFNVTTRLIGRHNISNILASVAVSIALGIKPGAIKSGIESFKVVPGRLEPVEEGQQFKVFVDYAHTEDALHNVLSLLKDVTTAGRIITVFGCGGNRDRAKRPLMGSVACKFSDRVVVTSDNPRFEDPMSIISQIEEGIKDKFANYDIVPDRHDAINKALTMARKGDVVLIAGKGHEKCQIVNDKALAFDDCEVTSSILRTIIV; translated from the coding sequence ATGCCCCGAATAAAAAATATATTTAATGGAATAAAATACAAGTCAGGCGCGGACTATTCAGCTATAAATATAAAAGCCATCAAGGATGATTCCAGGCAAGTCAAAAAAAGAGACCTATTTATAGCGACGCGCGGATATAGCACGGATGGGTACAGGTTTATAGGCCAGGCCATAAAGAATGGCGCGAGTGTTGTAGTTTCAGACAGGGACTTCAGGGCTCCCGGAGATATAAAAAAGATAATAGTCAAAGACGCCCGCCTCGCAGTTCCCGCGATAGCGAGTAATTTTTATGGTCATCCATCAGGCGTTTTAAAGCTCGTTGGAATTACCGGTACGAACGGGAAGACCACTATAACATATTTAATGGAAAACATCCTTAAGGCCGCGAAGAAGAGATCCGGAGTCATAGGTACGATAAATTACAGGATAAATGGTAGCCAGATACCCGCCACTAACACTACGCCGGGGGCGTTGGCCCTACAGTCGCTATTGTATCAAATGCTAAAGAACAAGACGAAATATGTGCTGATGGAAGTATCGAGCCACTCACTTGATCAGGATAGGGTGGGCAAAGTATTTTTTGATGTGGGTGTGTTTACAAATATCACAAAAGAGCATCTCGACTATCATAAGACGCTCAAGAATTATCTTAAAGCCAAAACAAAATTATTCGAAAAATTGAAAAGAGATGGTGTGGCCGTGCTTAATAATGATGACAGGATGGTCGCGTCATTAAGATCCGGCATAAATAAAAAAGTTCTCACCTATGGTATCAATAAAAATTCAGATGTGACGGCAAGCAATATCAGTTTATCGATGGATTCCTCAAGCTTTACAGTCAAAACTCCAAAGGGGTCGTTTAATGTTACAACGAGGCTTATAGGCAGGCATAACATTTCGAATATTTTGGCAAGCGTGGCAGTGTCAATAGCGCTGGGTATCAAGCCGGGCGCTATAAAGAGCGGGATAGAATCTTTTAAGGTTGTGCCCGGCAGATTAGAGCCTGTAGAGGAAGGTCAGCAGTTTAAGGTATTCGTAGATTATGCTCATACGGAAGACGCTCTGCATAATGTTTTGAGCCTTTTGAAGGATGTGACCACGGCAGGCAGGATAATAACAGTCTTTGGCTGCGGAGGGAACAGGGACAGGGCGAAGCGGCCGCTTATGGGCAGTGTGGCATGTAAATTCTCCGACAGAGTCGTAGTGACGTCCGACAACCCGAGATTTGAGGATCCAATGTCGATCATATCGCAGATCGAAGAAGGCATAAAAGATAAATTTGCAAATTACGATATAGTTCCGGATAGACATGACGCGATAAACAAGGCATTGACAATGGCACGGAAGGGAGACGTTGTATTGATTGCCGGCAAAGGGCATGAAAAATGCCAGATAGTTAATGACAAGGCGCTTGCTTTTGATGATTGCGAAGTGACCTCATCAATACTTAGGACGATTATAGTATGA
- the murF gene encoding UDP-N-acetylmuramoyl-tripeptide--D-alanyl-D-alanine ligase, which translates to MKIEEILKITKGKLLSGDISAEIDPALISTDSRNIKKGEFFLPLKGSNFDGEEFIGDVFKKGAIGTFTTHSARYAAHANKIIVKVSDTTLALQKIAHHHRMKYDIPVIGVTGSNGKTTTKDMISQVLSKKFNILKNEGTKNNHIGLPQTLLKLNKKHDICVLEMGTNHKGEIRLLADIARPGIVVITNIGPSHLKFLKDLKGVFEAKKEIFEFLGKDGLAVVNGDDKYLSEHKGGAFKIVKFGFDERNDFRASLISAGFDGIEFLLNDSTRFTLNVLGTHNTYNALAAIALARHFKLSFELIRKGLAEYKPTYMRLNIKEIGGLIVIDDSYNSNPSSMVCALQTMKDLPARSKWVVSADMLELGLREDYFHRMVGESVAKLGFKGLLTYGSLSQHTYCRALECGMDKENIWHCSTRDQVADILRKVAKKGDAILVKGSRAMKMEEIIEKLKA; encoded by the coding sequence ATGAAAATTGAAGAAATTTTGAAAATAACAAAAGGGAAACTGTTATCCGGTGATATATCGGCCGAGATAGACCCCGCGTTGATATCGACCGATTCCAGAAATATAAAAAAAGGCGAATTCTTTTTGCCGTTGAAGGGTAGTAATTTTGACGGCGAAGAATTTATCGGCGATGTATTTAAAAAGGGCGCTATAGGCACATTTACAACGCATAGTGCGCGATATGCGGCGCATGCCAATAAGATAATTGTAAAAGTCAGCGATACGACACTGGCGCTGCAGAAGATAGCGCATCACCACAGGATGAAATACGATATCCCTGTCATAGGCGTTACCGGCAGTAACGGGAAGACAACGACTAAAGATATGATATCCCAGGTGCTTTCCAAAAAATTTAATATATTAAAGAATGAAGGGACTAAGAATAACCACATCGGTTTACCGCAAACGCTTTTAAAGTTGAATAAGAAACATGATATATGTGTACTGGAGATGGGGACGAATCATAAAGGCGAGATACGCCTATTGGCGGATATCGCAAGGCCGGGAATAGTGGTAATAACGAATATAGGGCCATCCCACCTGAAATTTTTGAAAGATTTGAAAGGGGTTTTTGAGGCCAAGAAAGAGATATTCGAGTTCTTAGGCAAGGATGGCCTGGCGGTAGTTAATGGTGATGATAAATATCTGTCGGAGCACAAGGGCGGAGCTTTTAAGATCGTAAAATTCGGCTTTGATGAAAGAAATGACTTCAGAGCCTCTCTTATTAGCGCCGGATTTGATGGCATAGAATTTTTATTGAATGATAGTACGCGATTTACACTGAATGTATTGGGAACGCATAATACCTACAATGCTTTAGCCGCTATAGCCCTGGCTCGCCATTTTAAGTTAAGTTTTGAATTAATAAGAAAAGGCCTCGCCGAATATAAGCCTACCTACATGAGGCTTAATATAAAAGAGATAGGCGGATTGATAGTTATAGATGACTCGTACAATTCAAATCCTTCATCAATGGTATGCGCTCTCCAGACCATGAAAGATCTGCCCGCAAGGTCCAAGTGGGTAGTAAGCGCTGATATGCTTGAGTTGGGATTGAGGGAGGATTATTTTCACAGGATGGTAGGCGAGTCTGTGGCTAAATTGGGTTTTAAGGGGTTACTTACCTATGGAAGCTTATCCCAGCATACATATTGCCGCGCCCTTGAGTGCGGAATGGATAAAGAGAACATATGGCACTGTTCTACCCGCGACCAGGTAGCCGATATACTGCGTAAAGTAGCCAAAAAAGGTGATGCTATATTGGTAAAGGGGTCGCGCGCGATGAAGATGGAAGAGATAATAGAAAAGCTGAAGGCTTAA
- the mraY gene encoding phospho-N-acetylmuramoyl-pentapeptide-transferase yields MLYYIFYSLTGSWSGFNVFRYITFRAAMAALTALVLSLIFGPLVISWLKKLKFGQYIRKEHVESIYDQHRHKEGTPTMGGVLIIISITLATILWADILNVYVLMTLGSFLFLGAVGFADDYIKIVKKRNLGLKPGSKFLSQVLLAFIVAIFVMVFTHIPTTLNVPFFKFFSLELGLLYVLFVLIVIAGSSNAVNLTDGLDGLAIGCTIIAALAYTVLTYITGHFKFAEYLNVFYLEGAGELAVFCAAMVGAGLGFLWFNSYPATVFMGDTGSLALGGGLGVVAVFIKKELLLFLVGGIFVIEALSVLLQVIWFKTTKKRLFLMSPIHHHFQLLGWPEAKITTRFWIVAIILALLSLSTLKLQ; encoded by the coding sequence ATGTTATACTATATTTTTTACTCATTAACAGGTTCTTGGTCAGGGTTCAATGTTTTCAGGTATATAACATTTCGCGCCGCCATGGCGGCGCTTACCGCGCTGGTATTGTCGCTGATATTCGGGCCTCTTGTAATAAGCTGGCTCAAAAAGTTAAAGTTCGGACAATATATAAGGAAGGAGCATGTAGAATCTATATACGATCAGCACAGGCACAAAGAAGGCACGCCTACCATGGGCGGCGTTCTTATAATAATTTCCATAACGCTTGCCACTATCCTGTGGGCCGATATATTAAATGTATATGTGCTGATGACGTTGGGTTCTTTCTTATTTCTTGGGGCGGTGGGATTCGCGGATGACTACATAAAGATAGTCAAGAAGAGGAACCTGGGCCTTAAGCCGGGGTCTAAATTTTTAAGCCAGGTATTACTGGCGTTTATAGTAGCTATATTCGTTATGGTCTTCACGCATATTCCCACCACATTGAATGTCCCGTTCTTTAAATTCTTTTCGCTGGAACTGGGGTTGCTCTATGTGCTTTTTGTGCTTATCGTGATAGCGGGCTCCAGCAACGCCGTCAATCTTACCGATGGCCTGGATGGCCTTGCGATAGGCTGCACAATAATAGCGGCGCTGGCTTACACGGTGCTTACCTACATTACCGGACACTTTAAGTTTGCTGAATATCTTAACGTATTTTATTTGGAGGGCGCGGGTGAATTAGCGGTGTTTTGCGCCGCGATGGTGGGGGCAGGATTAGGATTTTTATGGTTCAATTCATACCCCGCCACGGTATTTATGGGCGACACGGGATCTCTGGCCCTGGGCGGGGGGCTGGGAGTCGTGGCTGTATTCATAAAGAAGGAGTTGTTGCTATTTTTGGTAGGCGGCATATTTGTAATCGAAGCGCTGTCAGTGTTATTACAGGTGATATGGTTTAAGACGACAAAGAAGAGATTGTTTCTAATGTCGCCCATACATCACCACTTTCAGCTTCTGGGATGGCCTGAAGCCAAGATAACTACGCGCTTTTGGATAGTAGCCATAATACTGGCGCTGTTGAGTTTATCAACATTAAAACTACAATGA
- the murD gene encoding UDP-N-acetylmuramoyl-L-alanine--D-glutamate ligase — MKNMKVTVIGLGNSGLNAALLLKDLGAEVRVTEAADNDGVRSSFNRLERKDVPCEIGGHTKGFMEGSSLVVVSPGVEDSSSAIKWANELKIPIISEMELGYRYCKGKIIAITGTNGKSTVTTLIGEILKDGGLHTVVCGNIGNSLCGEIARVKNETWVVLEVSSFQLERIEDFRPRIAIILNITDDHLDRYSKFSDYFNEKLKIFSNQNEKDVLILNHDAKELEGLESKARSKVLYYSRISSVNGAYLKGSDIIYNHNGKETQICNTRDIRLKGLHNVENVLVSSLAGISAGVKPLLIKNTVKNFKGLSHRFETVSAMGGVEYIDDSKGTTVDSTYRALQSCQRPVILIAGGKDKNSNYSVIKDLVKDKVKHLILIGEARQRIRQALGDVVETHEAATMNEAVEMARKLAEENYMVLLSPMCSSFDMFRDYKERGDIFKKAVLAIK; from the coding sequence ATGAAGAATATGAAAGTTACGGTAATAGGTTTAGGGAATAGCGGACTGAACGCGGCTTTATTGCTCAAAGATTTAGGCGCCGAAGTAAGGGTTACGGAGGCTGCCGATAATGACGGAGTCAGGAGCAGCTTTAATAGGCTCGAACGCAAGGATGTGCCCTGTGAAATAGGTGGGCACACAAAAGGTTTTATGGAGGGCAGCTCCCTGGTGGTGGTTAGTCCCGGCGTCGAAGATTCATCCAGCGCGATAAAGTGGGCGAACGAGCTTAAGATACCGATAATAAGCGAGATGGAGCTGGGGTACAGGTATTGCAAGGGCAAGATCATCGCTATTACCGGCACGAACGGTAAGAGCACGGTAACGACTTTAATAGGCGAAATACTTAAAGACGGCGGATTGCACACGGTGGTATGCGGTAATATAGGGAATTCGCTTTGCGGCGAAATAGCCCGCGTAAAGAATGAAACATGGGTTGTTCTTGAGGTTAGCTCATTTCAGCTTGAAAGAATAGAGGATTTTAGGCCAAGGATAGCCATTATATTAAATATAACCGATGATCATCTGGACAGGTATTCAAAATTCAGCGATTATTTTAATGAAAAACTTAAGATATTCAGTAATCAGAATGAGAAAGACGTCCTGATTCTAAATCATGATGCCAAAGAATTGGAAGGGCTGGAGAGTAAGGCGAGGTCAAAAGTTTTGTATTATTCCAGGATTTCAAGCGTAAATGGCGCTTATTTGAAGGGTAGCGACATAATTTATAACCATAATGGCAAAGAAACGCAGATTTGTAATACCAGGGATATCAGGCTAAAGGGTTTGCATAACGTGGAGAACGTACTTGTATCAAGCCTTGCGGGAATTAGCGCGGGCGTAAAGCCCTTATTGATAAAAAATACCGTTAAAAATTTTAAAGGTTTAAGCCACAGGTTTGAGACTGTCAGCGCTATGGGCGGAGTAGAATATATAGACGATTCCAAAGGAACGACAGTCGATTCCACATACAGGGCATTGCAGTCATGTCAGAGGCCCGTGATATTGATAGCCGGCGGTAAAGATAAGAACAGCAATTACTCGGTAATAAAGGATCTTGTTAAGGATAAAGTTAAACATCTTATTCTTATAGGAGAGGCCAGGCAAAGGATAAGACAGGCGCTGGGCGATGTGGTCGAGACGCATGAGGCTGCCACAATGAACGAGGCTGTGGAGATGGCCAGAAAACTTGCCGAGGAAAATTACATGGTTCTTTTATCTCCCATGTGTTCAAGTTTTGATATGTTCAGGGACTATAAGGAGCGCGGCGATATTTTCAAAAAAGCCGTGTTAGCTATTAAATGA
- the ftsW gene encoding putative lipid II flippase FtsW, which produces MRGTRTSLLIIVMMLVAIGIVMIYSTSAIYANEKMDDSLYFLKRHLTYLIAGFFMMLLAMAVDIQTLRKYSKPIMALSIILLVLVLIPHIGRQTAGARRWFRLGPLNFQPSEFAKIVIMIYLADLLARKEKVIKSFLHGYLPPVLVLGFVLGLVLLEPDLGTAIAISVIGMLMLFVSGIRPLYIVGSILASLPALYMLLFRVPYRRKRMMIFLNPWSDKRGAGFQIIQSFIALGSGGLLGVGLGQSRQKLFYLPASHTDFIFSIIGEELGFLGAASVVVLFILFVWEGMKITFKAAGQFEKLLSMALVCLIALEALINIGVTAGVLPTKGLPLPFISYGGTSLMFHLAAVGLLLNIAKSGEVHR; this is translated from the coding sequence ATGAGGGGAACGAGGACTTCTTTACTGATTATCGTGATGATGCTCGTTGCCATAGGCATAGTCATGATATACTCCACCAGCGCTATATATGCAAATGAAAAGATGGATGACAGCCTTTATTTTTTGAAAAGACACCTCACATATCTTATCGCCGGATTTTTTATGATGCTTCTCGCGATGGCAGTAGATATCCAGACCTTAAGAAAATATTCGAAGCCCATAATGGCGCTGTCGATAATACTTTTAGTCCTTGTCCTTATCCCGCACATAGGCAGGCAGACTGCCGGGGCGAGAAGGTGGTTTAGGCTAGGCCCCTTGAATTTTCAGCCGTCGGAATTCGCCAAGATAGTTATCATGATATACCTGGCAGACTTACTGGCCAGGAAAGAGAAGGTGATAAAAAGTTTTTTACACGGATACTTACCGCCCGTTCTTGTTTTAGGGTTTGTCCTTGGGCTGGTATTGCTGGAGCCGGACCTGGGCACCGCGATAGCTATATCGGTTATAGGCATGCTGATGCTTTTTGTAAGCGGTATAAGGCCCTTATACATAGTCGGTTCAATTTTAGCGAGCTTGCCCGCGCTTTACATGTTATTATTCAGGGTGCCCTATAGAAGAAAACGCATGATGATATTTTTAAACCCATGGTCGGATAAAAGAGGCGCGGGGTTTCAGATAATACAGTCGTTTATTGCGTTGGGCTCGGGCGGGTTGTTAGGTGTTGGATTGGGGCAATCACGGCAAAAACTATTCTATCTACCTGCCTCTCACACAGATTTTATATTTTCTATAATAGGCGAGGAGTTGGGATTTTTGGGTGCCGCGAGCGTAGTCGTGCTATTTATTCTATTTGTTTGGGAGGGCATGAAGATAACATTTAAAGCGGCGGGGCAATTTGAAAAACTTTTAAGCATGGCTTTAGTCTGTCTTATAGCGCTGGAGGCTCTTATAAATATCGGAGTAACGGCAGGGGTTTTGCCGACTAAAGGACTGCCGCTTCCTTTTATAAGTTACGGAGGGACGTCGCTTATGTTTCATCTTGCCGCGGTAGGATTATTGCTTAATATAGCCAAGTCCGGCGAGGTGCATAGATGA